From Streptomyces qinzhouensis, one genomic window encodes:
- a CDS encoding YbaB/EbfC family nucleoid-associated protein, with translation MTEPIQERLAEAVARLEQTQRAVAAAEQRLRGAGVTVRSRDRSVEVTVDSRGQLADVRFLDGKYRTMGASQLTAAVLEAARQGQAEMARTVLDTFQPLSEAVGGRPRIEGSGVDWGQVFGPLVETVERGAAGRGGTSHRLRDAITEDGDETGPVTRTEDRKKGQR, from the coding sequence ATGACCGAACCGATCCAAGAACGCCTGGCCGAGGCGGTGGCCAGGCTGGAGCAGACCCAGCGGGCCGTCGCCGCCGCCGAGCAGCGGCTGCGCGGTGCCGGTGTGACCGTCCGGTCCCGGGACCGCAGTGTGGAGGTCACCGTCGACTCCCGGGGCCAACTGGCCGATGTGCGCTTCCTGGACGGCAAGTACCGCACCATGGGCGCCTCGCAGCTCACGGCGGCGGTGCTCGAAGCCGCCCGGCAGGGGCAGGCGGAGATGGCCCGTACGGTGCTGGACACTTTTCAGCCGCTGTCCGAGGCCGTCGGCGGCCGGCCGCGTATCGAGGGTTCCGGCGTCGACTGGGGCCAGGTCTTCGGCCCGCTGGTGGAGACCGTCGAGCGGGGCGCCGCCGGCCGCGGCGGTACGAGCCACCGGCTGCGCGACGCGATCACCGAGGACGGCGATGAGACCGGGCCCGTCACCCGTACCGAGGACCGGAAGAAGGGGCAGCGATGA